One Xyrauchen texanus isolate HMW12.3.18 chromosome 34, RBS_HiC_50CHRs, whole genome shotgun sequence genomic window carries:
- the LOC127627887 gene encoding interferon regulatory factor 1-like isoform X2 — MPVSRMRMRPWLEARIDSNTINGLVWVDKEQKMFSIPWKHAARHGWEVDKDACLFKQWAIHTGKLREGVTPPDPKTWKANFRCAMNSLPDIEEVKDKSVNKGCGAVRVYRMLPAVAKKKNKRSKNRDNRIRAKVKMEHMDTDEMHSDKHSYTHMAKERITQENTTDSNENLNTASPTVDIPGISGYEVEIGPDSTNDIYTAKFQVSPVHSTDFEENETDAIIEISRQLERDSSQWLQNYYSGKRFFANEVGTTESYHSPESRWSVSSEMWNSNTMPIICPL; from the exons ATGCCTGTGTCCAGAATGCGCATGAGACCCTGGCTGGAGGCCAGAATTGACTCCAACACAATCAATGGACTTGTGTGGGTCGACAAG GAGCAAAAGATGTTCTCCATCCCTTGGAAACATGCTGCACGCCATGGCTGGGAGGTTGACAAAGATGCTTGTCTGTTCAAGCAGTGGGCCATCCACACAG GTAAACTCAGAGAAGGAGTTACCCCGCCTGACCCCAAAACATGGAAAGCAAATTTCCGCTGCGCCATGAACTCGCTACCAGACATTGAAGAGGTGAAGGACAAAAGTGTCAACAAAGGCTGCGGAGCAGTGAGAGTGTACCGCATGCTGCCCGCTGTGGCCAAGAAGAAAAATAAACGATCAAAAAATCGAGACAACAGAATACGGGCGAAG GTCAAGATGGAGCACATGGACACTGATGAGATGCACTCTGATAAGCACTCTTACACACATATGGCAAAGGAAAGAATTACACAGGAAAACACCACTGACAGCAATGAAAATCTAA ACACTGCCAGCCCTACTGTTGACATCCCAGGAATCTCTGGATATGAAGTTGAAATTGGCCCGGATAGCACAAACGATATTTACACAGCCAAGTTCCAGGTCTCACCAGTGCATTCTACAG ATTTTGAAGAAAACGAAACTGACGCTATAATTGAG ATCTCACGGCAATTGGAACGTGATAGTTCGCAGTGGCTACAAAACTATTACTCTGGAAAGAGGTTCTTTGCCAATGAAGTAGGCACAACAGAATCTTATCACAGTCCAGAGAGTCGGTGGAGTGTAAGCTCAG AGATGTGGAACAGCAACACCATGCCGATCATCTGTCCGCTCTGA
- the LOC127627887 gene encoding interferon regulatory factor 1-like isoform X1, translated as MPVSRMRMRPWLEARIDSNTINGLVWVDKEQKMFSIPWKHAARHGWEVDKDACLFKQWAIHTGKLREGVTPPDPKTWKANFRCAMNSLPDIEEVKDKSVNKGCGAVRVYRMLPAVAKKKNKRSKNRDNRIRAKVKMEHMDTDEMHSDKHSYTHMAKERITQENTTDSNENLNTASPTVDIPGISGYEVEIGPDSTNDIYTAKFQVSPVHSTDFEENETDAIIEISRQLERDSSQWLQNYYSGKRFFANEVGTTESYHSPESRWSVSSGEELELQLYTELNPSLPDDPFFTYTEMWNSNTMPIICPL; from the exons ATGCCTGTGTCCAGAATGCGCATGAGACCCTGGCTGGAGGCCAGAATTGACTCCAACACAATCAATGGACTTGTGTGGGTCGACAAG GAGCAAAAGATGTTCTCCATCCCTTGGAAACATGCTGCACGCCATGGCTGGGAGGTTGACAAAGATGCTTGTCTGTTCAAGCAGTGGGCCATCCACACAG GTAAACTCAGAGAAGGAGTTACCCCGCCTGACCCCAAAACATGGAAAGCAAATTTCCGCTGCGCCATGAACTCGCTACCAGACATTGAAGAGGTGAAGGACAAAAGTGTCAACAAAGGCTGCGGAGCAGTGAGAGTGTACCGCATGCTGCCCGCTGTGGCCAAGAAGAAAAATAAACGATCAAAAAATCGAGACAACAGAATACGGGCGAAG GTCAAGATGGAGCACATGGACACTGATGAGATGCACTCTGATAAGCACTCTTACACACATATGGCAAAGGAAAGAATTACACAGGAAAACACCACTGACAGCAATGAAAATCTAA ACACTGCCAGCCCTACTGTTGACATCCCAGGAATCTCTGGATATGAAGTTGAAATTGGCCCGGATAGCACAAACGATATTTACACAGCCAAGTTCCAGGTCTCACCAGTGCATTCTACAG ATTTTGAAGAAAACGAAACTGACGCTATAATTGAG ATCTCACGGCAATTGGAACGTGATAGTTCGCAGTGGCTACAAAACTATTACTCTGGAAAGAGGTTCTTTGCCAATGAAGTAGGCACAACAGAATCTTATCACAGTCCAGAGAGTCGGTGGAGTGTAAGCTCAG GAGAAGAGCTTGAACTTCAGCTATATACTGAACTGAATCCAAGCCTACCTGATGATCCCTTCTTTACTTACACAGAGATGTGGAACAGCAACACCATGCCGATCATCTGTCCGCTCTGA